The Deinococcus sp. Leaf326 genomic sequence CTGGACACGCTCGCCGGAGAGGCGGGGTGACGCGCCCGCGCCCACCTGCCACCGGCACCCCCACCTCCCGGCAGCTCTCCCACGCCTTCGGGTTCACGCGCCTGATCGTCGAACTCGGGGTACTCAGCTCTCTGGTGTTCAGTCTCGCGCTGTTCGTGGCGGCCATCTGGCAGGCGGTGCGCACCATCCGGGACGCCTTCACGCATCTGGGCGAGGAAGGCACGACCAAGCACCTCATGGTGGCGGCGGTCGAGCAGGCTGACACGTTGCTCGTCGGGATGGCCCTGCTCATCATTAGTCTGGGGATGCAGGCGCTATTCGTCGGGCGGGTGGCGAACGTGCCCGCGTGGCTGCACATCCGCACCTTCGACGACCTCAAGCAGAAGCTCCTGGGCATCGTGGTGGTCGCGCTGGCGGTCAATTTCTTCAGCGTGGCGCTGGAATGGAAGGGTGGCACCGAGATCCTGGCCTACGGCGCGGCGCTCGCGGCCGTGATCCTGGCGGTGGGGGCCTACAGCGTGATCCTGACCCGCCAGGGGGCAGTCCACCCCGAGCCGCCGGTCTCCGCGCCGCCTGCTCCTCCCAGGGACGCGCCGCCTGTATGACCCTGGACACCCTGGACGCCCGGCTCGGGGCGGTGCTCTCATTTATCCGCGCCGAGGTCCACGCCGATATCGGGGCCGACCACGCGCGACTGCCCGTCGCCCTCATCCGCAGCGGGCGAGCGCGGCGCTGCGTTGCCGTGGAACTCAATCCCGGCCCGCTGGCCCAGGCGCGGCGCAACGTGGCCGGCGCGGGTCTCGGCGCCCAGATCGAGGTCCGGGAAGGCGACGGCTTCGCGCCTCTGCGCCCAGGCGAGGTGGACAGTGCCAGCCTGTGCGGCATGGGCGCGGCGACCATCCGCGGCGTGCTGGAGCGGGCGGGCGCGGCCCTGCCCCCCCGGCTGGTGCTGCAGCCCAACGACAGTCCCGAGCCGCTGCGGCGCTGGGCGCAGGCGCGGGGCTACCACCTGCGGGCCGAGACGCTCGCGGCGGGCCACTGGCTTTACCCGGTGCTGGCCCTGGAGCGCGCCGAAGGGACTGATCCTGCCTACGCAGCCCTGCCCCGGGCCGCCGCGCTGCGCTATGGTCCGCTGCTGCTACGCGCGGGAGACGCGGAATTGCGCGAACAGGTGAAGGCCGACCTGCGCCGCCTGACCCCGCACGCCGCGCCTGGCCGCCCCGCCGAGCGCGAACTGGCGACCGCGCAGGAGGCCTGGACCCGGCTGGAGGGCGGGGCATGAAAAAACCGCCCCGCAGGGCGGCCCGCACCGGCACCGCTCAGGCGACGAGTTCGGCCTCGATGATGCGGGCGGGGCGTCCCTGCGCGAGCTGCGCGGCGATGTCCGAGCGCAGGGCGTTGGCCCGTTCCAGGCCGAGCTCGTCGATCAACCGTACGAAATCGCGGTCGGTATAGGGCTTGGCGTCTCCGGCTTGGGCGAGCACGAAGTACGACATCAGTTCCTCGAGGCGGAGTTGGGGCATGTATCTACACTAAACCTTAATTCTTACGAGCGTGTGACAACTTCGTGGCCCAGGTGAGCCACATCGGCTCGGGCCGGTAACCCAGGCGGGTGTTGACCCGCAGCATCGGCAGGTTCAGGACCGTGCCGCCTGTGCTGGCCTCCGTGAACCCCTCATCTTTCGCCCAGGCCAGCGCCCGCGCCTTGAGCACCGTGGCGAGGCCGCGCGAGCGGTGGACCGGGTGGGTGACGGTGTGCTCGCTGTCCACCGTGGGGCCGCGCTGGGTCAGGCGGGTCAGGGCCACGATCTCACCCCGGCGCCGCACCACGAAGCAGGTCTCCTCCCGCCGGATCGTGGCGCGCAGCTCGTCC encodes the following:
- a CDS encoding tRNA (adenine(22)-N(1))-methyltransferase TrmK is translated as MTLDTLDARLGAVLSFIRAEVHADIGADHARLPVALIRSGRARRCVAVELNPGPLAQARRNVAGAGLGAQIEVREGDGFAPLRPGEVDSASLCGMGAATIRGVLERAGAALPPRLVLQPNDSPEPLRRWAQARGYHLRAETLAAGHWLYPVLALERAEGTDPAYAALPRAAALRYGPLLLRAGDAELREQVKADLRRLTPHAAPGRPAERELATAQEAWTRLEGGA
- a CDS encoding YqhA family protein, with the translated sequence MTRPRPPATGTPTSRQLSHAFGFTRLIVELGVLSSLVFSLALFVAAIWQAVRTIRDAFTHLGEEGTTKHLMVAAVEQADTLLVGMALLIISLGMQALFVGRVANVPAWLHIRTFDDLKQKLLGIVVVALAVNFFSVALEWKGGTEILAYGAALAAVILAVGAYSVILTRQGAVHPEPPVSAPPAPPRDAPPV